One genomic segment of Catalinimonas alkaloidigena includes these proteins:
- a CDS encoding fumarate reductase/succinate dehydrogenase flavoprotein subunit, producing the protein MTLESKVPEGPIAEKWTKHKFNLKLVNPANKRKYEIIVVGTGLAGASAAASLAELGYNVKSFCFQDSPRRAHSIAAQGGINAAKNYQNDGDSIFRLFYDTVKGGDYRSREANVYRLSEVSVNIIDQCVAQGVPFAREYGGLLSNRSFGGAQVSRTFYARGQTGQQLLLGAYGALSRQVANGKVKMYPRTEMLDLVTVDGKARGIVARNLLTGEIESHSAHAVILATGGYGNVFFLSTNAMGSNATAAWRAHKKGAYFANPCYTQIHPTCIPVSGEYQSKLTLMSESLRNDGRVWVPKKKGDDRAPQDIPEEERDYYLERKYPSFGNLVPRDVASRNAKAVCDEGRGVGETGLAVYLDFADAIKRDGEDVISAKYGNLFEMYEKITGDNPYKTPMMIYPAVHYTMGGLWVDYNLMTSVPGLYSLGECNFSDHGANRLGASALMQGLADGYFVIPYTIGDYLAGTSYDKIPTSHEAFKSAEAEVKAKLKKIVSIKGSQTVDQLHKKLGRVMWDKCGMSRTEEGLKEAREEVKKIKEEFWNDVKVLGAEEELNQTLEKASRLADFIELGALMIEDALNRKESAGGHFREEYQTPEGEAKRDDENFSYVSAWEYTGDDIAETLHKEPLVFENVKLTQRSYK; encoded by the coding sequence ATGACGCTTGAATCTAAAGTACCTGAAGGTCCTATTGCAGAAAAATGGACTAAACATAAATTTAACCTTAAGTTAGTCAACCCGGCTAACAAACGTAAGTACGAAATTATTGTAGTCGGAACAGGCCTGGCAGGAGCATCAGCCGCTGCTTCATTAGCGGAGTTAGGCTACAATGTTAAGTCTTTTTGCTTCCAGGATAGCCCCCGTAGGGCTCATAGCATTGCTGCTCAAGGCGGAATAAATGCGGCTAAAAACTACCAAAATGATGGAGATAGCATTTTCAGACTTTTCTATGATACAGTAAAAGGTGGGGACTATCGTTCTCGTGAGGCAAACGTTTACCGGCTTTCAGAGGTAAGTGTTAACATTATAGACCAGTGTGTGGCCCAGGGTGTACCCTTTGCAAGAGAGTATGGAGGCTTACTTTCCAACCGTTCTTTTGGTGGAGCACAGGTATCCAGGACATTTTATGCGAGAGGGCAAACAGGACAACAATTGCTGTTGGGAGCCTACGGTGCCCTTAGCCGTCAGGTAGCCAATGGTAAAGTAAAGATGTACCCGCGTACTGAGATGTTAGATCTGGTGACAGTGGACGGAAAAGCCAGAGGTATAGTAGCGAGAAATCTGCTCACTGGCGAAATTGAGTCCCATAGCGCACATGCCGTAATTTTGGCTACCGGTGGCTATGGCAACGTTTTCTTCCTGTCTACCAATGCTATGGGTAGTAATGCTACAGCGGCCTGGAGAGCTCATAAGAAAGGAGCTTACTTTGCTAATCCATGTTACACTCAGATACACCCCACCTGTATTCCCGTCTCAGGCGAATACCAGTCTAAACTGACGCTTATGTCAGAATCCCTGAGAAATGATGGTAGAGTTTGGGTACCCAAAAAGAAAGGAGATGACAGAGCTCCGCAAGATATTCCTGAAGAGGAAAGAGATTATTACCTGGAAAGAAAATACCCTTCTTTTGGTAATCTCGTTCCCCGTGATGTAGCTTCAAGAAATGCAAAAGCTGTTTGTGACGAAGGGCGTGGGGTAGGTGAAACAGGTTTGGCAGTATACCTCGACTTTGCTGATGCAATCAAAAGAGATGGGGAAGATGTGATCTCGGCCAAATATGGTAACCTGTTTGAAATGTATGAGAAAATAACGGGTGATAATCCATACAAGACGCCAATGATGATATATCCCGCCGTTCATTACACTATGGGTGGACTTTGGGTTGATTACAATTTGATGACCTCCGTTCCGGGTCTTTATTCTTTGGGAGAGTGCAATTTCTCAGACCATGGAGCCAACCGACTGGGTGCCAGCGCGCTGATGCAAGGCCTTGCCGACGGGTATTTTGTAATCCCTTATACAATTGGAGACTATCTTGCCGGGACTTCATACGATAAAATACCTACTTCACATGAAGCTTTTAAAAGTGCTGAAGCGGAAGTCAAAGCCAAGCTGAAGAAGATTGTAAGTATTAAGGGCAGTCAGACCGTTGATCAACTGCACAAAAAACTGGGCAGAGTAATGTGGGACAAATGCGGTATGTCTCGCACCGAAGAAGGTTTGAAAGAAGCTCGTGAGGAAGTGAAGAAAATAAAAGAAGAGTTCTGGAATGATGTAAAAGTTTTAGGCGCTGAAGAAGAGTTGAATCAGACCCTTGAAAAAGCCAGCAGGCTTGCTGATTTTATTGAGCTGGGTGCACTGATGATTGAAGATGCACTTAATCGTAAAGAATCTGCGGGTGGGCATTTTCGCGAAGAATATCAAACGCCTGAGGGTGAAGCTAAGCGTGACGATGAGAACTTTTCTTATGTATCTGCCTGGGAATACACAGGTGATGATATAGCCGAGACTTTACATAAAGAGCCTCTTGTTTTTGAAAATGTAAAACTGACTCAACGCAGTTATAAATAA
- a CDS encoding succinate dehydrogenase/fumarate reductase iron-sulfur subunit: protein MNVTLKIWRQKNANDKGKFETYEMKDINTHMSFLELIDVLNERLEQESKEPVHFDHDCREGICGSCAMYINGRPHGPQKGTTACQLHMRHFKDGETVVVEPWRAKAFPVIKDLMVDRSAFDRIIQAGGYVSVNTGGVPDANEIPVSKEIADESFNAATCIGCGACVAACKNASAMLFVSAKISQLALLPQGQVERQKRAEKMIAQMDAEGFGACTNTGACSAECPKEIDMANIARMNREFLKAKAGSTEIEVK, encoded by the coding sequence ATGAATGTTACCTTAAAAATCTGGCGTCAGAAAAACGCTAACGATAAAGGAAAATTTGAAACTTATGAGATGAAAGACATTAATACACATATGTCTTTTCTTGAGCTTATAGATGTACTTAACGAAAGATTAGAGCAGGAAAGTAAAGAGCCTGTTCATTTTGATCACGACTGTAGAGAGGGTATATGTGGTAGCTGTGCCATGTATATCAATGGCAGGCCTCATGGGCCACAAAAGGGTACCACAGCTTGCCAGCTACATATGAGGCACTTTAAAGATGGTGAAACCGTTGTGGTTGAGCCCTGGAGAGCTAAGGCTTTTCCTGTTATTAAGGACCTCATGGTTGACCGCTCTGCATTTGACAGGATCATCCAGGCAGGTGGGTATGTCTCAGTTAATACTGGGGGAGTGCCTGATGCCAATGAGATTCCTGTTTCTAAAGAAATTGCTGATGAGTCATTCAATGCAGCTACTTGTATTGGGTGTGGCGCATGCGTAGCAGCATGTAAAAATGCTTCAGCTATGTTGTTCGTAAGCGCAAAAATATCTCAGCTTGCGCTTTTGCCCCAAGGTCAGGTAGAACGTCAGAAGCGTGCGGAGAAGATGATTGCACAAATGGATGCTGAAGGATTTGGGGCGTGTACTAATACTGGAGCTTGTTCAGCCGAATGTCCGAAAGAAATTGATATGGCTAACATCGCTCGTATGAACCGTGAATTTTTGAAAGCAAAAGCAGGTTCAACTGAAATAGAAGTGAAGTAA
- a CDS encoding co-chaperone GroES, with product MSQVSFKPNEDRVLVEPAAAEEKTASGIIIPDTAKEKPQQGTIVAVGPGKKDDPLTVKVGDKVLYGKYAGTEITFDGKEYLIMRGSDIFGTL from the coding sequence ATGTCACAAGTATCATTCAAACCTAATGAGGACAGAGTTCTGGTAGAACCTGCCGCAGCTGAAGAAAAAACAGCGTCTGGTATCATCATTCCTGACACTGCTAAAGAAAAGCCACAACAAGGTACAATAGTAGCTGTCGGACCAGGTAAAAAAGATGACCCTCTTACTGTCAAGGTAGGCGACAAAGTTCTCTACGGTAAATATGCAGGAACTGAAATTACATTTGATGGTAAAGAGTATCTTATTATGCGTGGATCAGACATATTTGGTACCCTTTAA
- the miaB gene encoding tRNA (N6-isopentenyl adenosine(37)-C2)-methylthiotransferase MiaB codes for MQELIKDLDILTEKQEKENCEVVKTSPEQNTGKQRKLYVESYGCQMNFSDSEIVTSIMQKEGFDTTSDYENADVILLNTCSIRDKAEQTVRKRLTQFNKIKKSKPELLVGVLGCMAERLKSKLLEEEKIVDLVAGPDAYRDLPNLVKQVDGGERSVNTFLSREETYADINPVRLNSNGVTAFISIMRGCDNMCSFCVVPFTRGRERSRDPYSIVNEAKVLFAQGYREVTLLGQNVDSYKWSPEVNNKARLEKSEVSEVINFANLLEMVALVHPDLRIRFSTSHPKDITDEVLHTMKKYENICKYIHLPAQSGNTRVLELMNRTYSREWYINRVDAIRSILGEDCGISSDMIAGFCTETEEEHRETLSLMDYVKYDFSYMFYYSERPGTLAAKKFTDDISLDIKKRRLKEIIEKQQHISLERNQRDVGKVFKVLVEGTSKRSDADLQGRNSANKVIVFPRESFKKGDYVNVKVKDCTAATLIGEAVLDEEYFLNK; via the coding sequence ATGCAAGAACTTATTAAAGACTTAGATATCCTTACTGAAAAACAGGAAAAAGAAAACTGTGAAGTGGTTAAAACCTCTCCTGAACAGAATACAGGTAAGCAAAGAAAACTTTATGTAGAAAGTTATGGTTGTCAGATGAATTTCTCAGATAGCGAAATCGTCACTTCTATCATGCAGAAAGAGGGTTTTGATACAACTTCTGATTATGAAAATGCAGATGTGATTCTGCTCAATACCTGTTCTATACGTGATAAGGCAGAACAGACCGTACGCAAGCGCCTTACTCAGTTTAACAAAATAAAGAAATCAAAACCTGAGCTTCTGGTTGGTGTATTGGGCTGCATGGCCGAGCGTCTGAAGAGCAAGCTTTTAGAAGAAGAAAAGATTGTGGATTTGGTTGCTGGTCCAGATGCTTATCGTGATTTACCCAATCTTGTTAAACAGGTTGATGGAGGAGAACGCTCTGTCAATACATTCCTTTCCAGAGAAGAGACCTATGCCGATATCAATCCTGTCCGTCTAAACTCAAATGGAGTCACTGCCTTTATTTCTATCATGCGTGGCTGTGATAATATGTGCTCTTTTTGTGTGGTACCATTTACTAGAGGACGTGAGAGAAGCAGAGACCCTTATTCCATTGTGAACGAAGCAAAAGTATTGTTTGCACAGGGCTACCGGGAAGTTACTTTACTTGGCCAAAATGTTGATTCCTATAAATGGTCTCCTGAAGTAAATAATAAGGCCCGGCTGGAAAAATCAGAAGTATCTGAAGTAATAAATTTCGCAAACCTCCTGGAAATGGTGGCTTTGGTACATCCTGATCTACGTATTCGTTTTTCAACCTCTCATCCCAAAGATATTACTGATGAAGTGCTTCATACAATGAAAAAGTATGAGAACATTTGTAAATACATACATCTACCAGCCCAAAGTGGAAATACCAGGGTGCTTGAACTTATGAACCGTACCTACTCACGAGAGTGGTACATCAACAGAGTAGATGCTATTCGTTCCATTTTAGGGGAGGATTGTGGTATTTCATCCGACATGATCGCTGGTTTTTGTACTGAAACTGAAGAAGAACATCGGGAAACCTTAAGCCTGATGGACTATGTAAAGTATGACTTTTCATACATGTTTTACTACTCAGAACGTCCAGGTACACTTGCAGCCAAGAAATTTACTGATGATATTTCTTTAGACATAAAAAAGAGAAGGCTGAAGGAGATTATTGAAAAACAGCAGCATATTTCTTTGGAAAGAAATCAAAGGGATGTCGGAAAAGTATTTAAAGTACTGGTGGAAGGAACCTCCAAGCGCTCAGACGCTGACCTGCAGGGAAGAAACTCCGCCAACAAAGTAATTGTATTCCCACGAGAATCATTTAAGAAAGGTGATTACGTCAATGTTAAAGTGAAAGATTGCACTGCGGCCACTTTAATCGGAGAGGCTGTACTGGATGAAGAATATTTTTTAAATAAGTAA
- a CDS encoding tetratricopeptide repeat protein, with amino-acid sequence MGLNRQTLINLMSYPNDISESEVAELVETVENFPYFQLGRSLFAKALHDKQAPNAYEALSKASIYAPNRKLLRALFYEDLHIDREAFQTQSHVDESNEENAPSEDQSLSKQDPFNAPEKYEPPVELNNEQEDEVIQADEVYNELEENLRKLRESKNRFSEEEEEEEKKKITDSSDSNLQNNDASNQQDSGSPDNSSSIVLEELAEQKNVPPQLDNNQQQQNELIDKFINSQDNLSLKIKSTSEEKGEVEDLSLYSTEIADNIISENLAKIYTQQGKKDKAIEIYQKLIWKFPQKKAYFAEIIESLKAE; translated from the coding sequence ATGGGTTTAAATAGACAGACATTAATCAATTTGATGTCATATCCGAATGATATTTCTGAAAGTGAAGTTGCTGAACTTGTGGAAACAGTAGAAAATTTTCCATATTTTCAGTTAGGCCGTTCCTTATTCGCTAAAGCCTTACACGATAAGCAGGCGCCAAATGCATATGAGGCACTGAGTAAAGCCTCTATATATGCTCCCAATAGAAAACTGCTTAGGGCGCTTTTTTACGAAGACCTTCATATTGACAGGGAAGCATTTCAAACTCAATCTCATGTTGACGAAAGTAATGAAGAAAATGCACCTTCAGAAGACCAAAGTTTATCTAAACAAGATCCTTTCAATGCACCTGAAAAATATGAACCGCCTGTAGAATTAAATAATGAACAAGAAGATGAAGTAATTCAGGCTGACGAAGTTTACAATGAGCTTGAGGAAAATCTCAGGAAGCTTCGTGAGAGTAAAAACAGGTTCTCAGAAGAAGAAGAAGAAGAAGAAAAAAAAAAGATAACTGATTCTTCGGATTCAAACCTTCAAAATAATGACGCTTCCAATCAACAAGATTCAGGTTCTCCTGATAATAGTTCTTCCATAGTCCTTGAAGAATTAGCCGAACAAAAAAATGTACCTCCTCAGTTAGATAATAATCAGCAACAACAAAATGAACTAATTGATAAGTTTATCAATTCTCAGGATAACTTGAGTTTAAAAATAAAGTCTACTTCAGAGGAAAAAGGAGAAGTTGAGGATTTATCTTTATATAGTACGGAAATAGCAGACAATATTATTTCTGAAAATTTGGCTAAAATCTATACCCAACAGGGGAAAAAAGATAAAGCTATTGAAATCTATCAGAAATTAATTTGGAAATTTCCTCAGAAAAAAGCGTATTTTGCGGAAATAATAGAATCTTTAAAAGCTGAATAA
- a CDS encoding sigma-54 interaction domain-containing protein, protein MLDPSELQSIKQRFGIIGNSPRLNHAVAIAAQVAPTDMSVLITGESGSGKESFSKIIHNRSVRKHGQFIAINCGAIPEGTIDSELFGHEKGAFTGAMDARKGYFEVTHGGTIFLDEIGEMPIGTQARLLRVLENGEFIKVGSSKVLKSDVRVVAATNVNLLEAVEKGTFREDLYYRLSSVPIHIPPLRERGNDIDLLFRKFAADYSEKYRTKPISLTEDAKEVLLKYRFPGNIRELKNLVERISTLEIESREIDSDKLRSYLPPSTSNLPALYARSGESEKFSERDILYKILFEMRHDMTELKKLVHQVLQNENYGSNILEQHQDFFNGVEDEIKETEESFKTANEIANNRYLLANPNKNNDDDTTYELANIEDITHEAEENDDLSLEKKEKEMIIRALKKNDRKRKYAAKDLGISERTLYRKIKQYEIE, encoded by the coding sequence ATGTTGGATCCATCTGAACTTCAGAGCATTAAACAACGCTTTGGTATAATTGGAAATTCACCACGCCTGAATCACGCAGTTGCGATAGCTGCTCAGGTAGCTCCCACAGACATGTCTGTGCTTATTACTGGTGAAAGTGGTAGTGGAAAGGAGTCATTTTCAAAGATCATCCATAACCGCAGCGTTCGTAAACACGGTCAGTTTATTGCCATCAACTGTGGTGCTATTCCTGAAGGAACAATTGATTCTGAATTATTTGGTCACGAAAAAGGTGCATTTACCGGGGCTATGGATGCAAGAAAAGGCTACTTTGAGGTAACCCATGGAGGCACTATATTCTTAGATGAGATAGGTGAAATGCCAATAGGCACGCAAGCCAGGCTACTGAGGGTATTAGAAAATGGTGAATTCATCAAGGTGGGGTCATCAAAAGTATTGAAGTCTGATGTAAGAGTAGTGGCTGCGACCAATGTGAATCTCTTAGAAGCTGTTGAGAAAGGTACTTTTCGCGAAGATTTATATTATCGTCTTAGCTCGGTTCCTATTCATATTCCTCCGCTCAGAGAAAGAGGCAATGATATTGATCTGTTGTTTAGAAAGTTCGCTGCTGATTATTCTGAAAAATACCGGACTAAGCCTATTAGTTTAACTGAAGACGCAAAAGAAGTACTCTTAAAATATCGCTTTCCGGGTAATATCAGAGAGTTAAAAAATCTTGTAGAGAGAATTTCTACCCTTGAGATTGAAAGTAGGGAAATAGATTCTGACAAATTAAGAAGTTATTTGCCTCCCAGCACCAGTAATTTACCCGCCCTTTATGCCAGGTCAGGAGAAAGTGAAAAATTTTCTGAAAGAGACATTCTTTACAAGATTTTGTTTGAAATGCGTCATGACATGACAGAGCTAAAGAAACTGGTGCATCAGGTACTACAAAACGAAAATTACGGTTCTAATATACTAGAGCAGCATCAGGACTTTTTTAATGGTGTAGAAGATGAGATCAAGGAAACAGAAGAGTCATTCAAAACTGCCAACGAAATAGCAAATAACCGTTACCTGCTTGCTAACCCTAACAAGAACAATGACGATGATACTACTTATGAATTAGCGAATATTGAAGACATTACCCATGAGGCTGAGGAAAATGATGACTTATCGCTTGAAAAGAAAGAAAAGGAAATGATCATAAGAGCGTTGAAAAAGAATGATAGGAAAAGAAAATATGCAGCGAAAGACCTGGGTATTTCTGAAAGAACACTATACAGAAAAATTAAGCAATATGAAATTGAGTAG
- the secG gene encoding preprotein translocase subunit SecG, which produces MFTFIISLALVAAVLLILVVLSQNSKGGGLSSQFGGAGSSNQMIGVKRTTDLLEKLTWGLAIGLIILSLSSSFLIDTQASENGSISPNIDRAQDRSVLPNMNTDVPAGDEDSTSTLDLEDLSEEDVNP; this is translated from the coding sequence ATGTTTACTTTCATCATATCACTTGCCTTAGTAGCAGCTGTATTACTCATTTTGGTCGTATTATCTCAAAACTCAAAAGGAGGTGGTTTATCATCTCAGTTCGGAGGGGCGGGTTCTTCTAACCAAATGATAGGCGTTAAACGTACAACTGACCTTTTAGAAAAGCTGACCTGGGGGCTGGCCATTGGACTTATTATCCTGTCTTTATCCTCTAGCTTTTTAATAGATACACAAGCATCAGAAAACGGTAGCATTAGTCCTAACATTGATAGAGCACAAGACAGAAGCGTGCTTCCCAATATGAATACGGATGTACCCGCTGGTGATGAAGACTCAACTTCTACGCTTGACCTTGAAGATCTATCAGAAGAAGACGTCAATCCGTAA
- the lptE gene encoding LPS assembly lipoprotein LptE: MKLSSFLVNIALFVSLAFLFHGCSVYSFSGASLGPEIKTITIQNFFNDSGGGPPNISQVFTEKIKDYYQQNTNLSLVDDNGDLLLEGSITRYDFTPVAPRSSGSDEVADVASLMRLNITITASYINTQDDEFNFDNRSFTFFADFNAEQDPSSVEDELIVEIFDQIIFDMFNASVANW; the protein is encoded by the coding sequence ATGAAATTGAGTAGTTTTCTTGTAAATATAGCTTTATTTGTAAGCCTTGCTTTTCTTTTTCATGGCTGTAGTGTGTATTCTTTTTCGGGTGCATCACTTGGGCCTGAGATCAAAACGATTACAATTCAGAATTTTTTTAATGACTCAGGTGGCGGCCCACCTAACATAAGTCAGGTTTTCACTGAAAAGATCAAAGATTATTACCAGCAAAACACTAATTTAAGCCTTGTAGATGATAATGGTGACCTGCTCCTAGAAGGGAGCATTACCCGATATGATTTTACACCGGTAGCACCCAGGTCATCCGGCAGTGATGAAGTAGCGGATGTAGCAAGTCTTATGAGACTCAACATCACAATAACTGCATCTTATATCAACACGCAAGATGATGAGTTTAACTTTGATAATAGAAGTTTTACTTTTTTTGCTGACTTCAATGCAGAACAAGACCCTTCTTCTGTGGAGGATGAACTCATTGTTGAGATCTTTGATCAGATCATTTTTGATATGTTCAATGCTTCCGTTGCCAACTGGTAA
- the groL gene encoding chaperonin GroEL (60 kDa chaperone family; promotes refolding of misfolded polypeptides especially under stressful conditions; forms two stacked rings of heptamers to form a barrel-shaped 14mer; ends can be capped by GroES; misfolded proteins enter the barrel where they are refolded when GroES binds), translating to MAKEIFFNTKARDRVKKGVDTLANAVKVTLGPKGRNVVIDKKFGAPTVTKDGVSVAKEIELKDAIENMGAQLVKEVASKTADDAGDGTTTATVLAQAMFSHGIKNVAAGANPMDLKRGIDKAVEAVVAELRKQSKTISSSNEISQVGSISANNDEEIGKMISDAMDKVGKDGVITVEEAKGTETEVKLVEGMQFDRGYLSPYFVTDTERMEANIENPYILIYDKKISAMKELLPVLEGVAQTGRPLLIIAEDVDGEALATLVVNKIRGSLKIAAVKAPGFGDRRKAMLEDIAILTGGTVISEERGYKLENATLDYLGTAEKINIDKDNTTIVNGAGKQEEIQARVNQIKQQIENTTSDYDREKLQERLAKLSGGVAILYIGAATEVEMKEKKDRVDDALHATRAAVQEGVVAGGGVALVRAISSLESIATDNEDQATGINIVRLALEAPLRVIVENAGQEGSVVIQKVREGKDDFGYNARTDKYENLFSVGVIDPTKVTRLALENAASIASLLLTTECVIADEPEDEKGGGGMPAGAPGMGGMGGMM from the coding sequence ATGGCTAAAGAAATATTTTTTAATACGAAAGCAAGAGACAGAGTTAAAAAAGGAGTAGATACTCTGGCAAATGCTGTAAAAGTGACTTTAGGACCTAAAGGTCGTAACGTTGTTATTGATAAGAAATTTGGTGCTCCAACCGTAACCAAAGATGGTGTTTCAGTTGCAAAAGAAATTGAACTGAAAGATGCTATCGAAAACATGGGAGCTCAGCTAGTTAAAGAGGTTGCCTCTAAAACTGCAGACGATGCTGGTGATGGTACAACTACCGCAACCGTGCTGGCTCAGGCGATGTTCTCTCATGGAATCAAAAACGTAGCTGCCGGCGCTAATCCCATGGATCTAAAGCGTGGTATAGACAAAGCTGTAGAAGCAGTAGTGGCTGAACTTAGAAAACAGTCTAAGACTATCAGTAGCTCTAACGAAATCTCTCAGGTTGGATCAATTTCTGCCAACAATGACGAAGAAATCGGTAAAATGATTTCTGATGCGATGGATAAAGTGGGTAAAGATGGTGTAATCACTGTTGAAGAAGCTAAAGGTACAGAAACTGAAGTGAAGCTGGTAGAAGGAATGCAGTTTGACAGAGGTTATCTTTCACCTTACTTCGTTACTGACACCGAAAGAATGGAAGCCAATATTGAGAATCCTTACATCCTGATCTACGACAAAAAGATCTCAGCGATGAAGGAATTGCTTCCTGTACTTGAAGGCGTTGCTCAGACTGGTCGTCCATTGTTGATCATTGCTGAAGATGTTGATGGCGAAGCATTAGCAACTTTGGTAGTAAACAAAATCAGAGGATCACTGAAAATCGCAGCTGTTAAGGCTCCCGGATTTGGAGATAGAAGAAAAGCTATGTTGGAAGACATCGCTATCCTTACCGGAGGAACAGTAATTTCTGAAGAAAGAGGTTACAAACTGGAGAATGCTACGCTTGATTACCTGGGTACTGCTGAAAAAATCAACATTGACAAAGATAATACTACCATTGTTAATGGTGCAGGCAAGCAGGAAGAAATTCAGGCTCGCGTAAACCAAATCAAGCAGCAGATTGAGAATACAACTTCTGATTACGACCGTGAAAAGCTTCAGGAGCGCCTTGCTAAACTCTCTGGTGGTGTAGCTATCCTTTACATTGGTGCTGCCACTGAGGTTGAAATGAAAGAGAAGAAAGACCGTGTTGATGATGCTTTACATGCAACCCGCGCTGCAGTACAAGAAGGTGTAGTCGCTGGTGGTGGTGTAGCATTAGTTCGTGCTATCTCTTCTTTAGAGTCTATCGCGACTGATAATGAAGATCAAGCTACTGGTATTAATATCGTACGTCTGGCACTTGAAGCTCCTCTTCGTGTAATCGTTGAAAACGCTGGCCAGGAAGGTTCAGTTGTAATTCAGAAAGTACGTGAGGGTAAAGATGACTTTGGCTACAATGCACGTACTGACAAATACGAAAACCTATTCAGCGTTGGTGTGATTGACCCTACTAAGGTAACTCGCCTAGCGCTTGAAAACGCAGCTTCTATCGCATCTCTGTTGCTCACTACTGAGTGTGTAATTGCTGATGAGCCAGAAGATGAAAAAGGTGGCGGCGGAATGCCTGCCGGAGCTCCTGGAATGGGAGGAATGGGCGGCATGATGTAA